A single genomic interval of Croceibacter atlanticus HTCC2559 harbors:
- a CDS encoding ZIP family metal transporter — MIVYLLPILAVCIGFAIAYFLKRSQLTSIKLLLAFSGAYLLSLTVFEFFPEVYTHDNKQVGLFIMIGILLQILLEFLSKGAEHGHIHHHEDHKSFPFVLFISLSIHSLLEGFPLHDHDTLLYGVVIHKIPIAIILSTFLLKANFSKVRITLFLILFALMTPLGSLLQAKVAYFSTIAVYINALVIGIFLHVSTTILFETGNNHKFNATKLVAIILGIGIAYLL; from the coding sequence ATGATAGTTTATTTACTTCCTATTCTTGCGGTTTGCATTGGCTTTGCGATTGCGTACTTCTTAAAACGCTCACAACTAACAAGCATTAAACTATTACTAGCTTTTAGTGGCGCATACCTCCTATCTTTAACTGTTTTTGAGTTTTTTCCAGAAGTTTATACTCATGACAATAAACAGGTTGGCTTGTTTATTATGATAGGTATTTTACTGCAAATTCTTTTAGAGTTTTTATCTAAAGGTGCAGAACATGGCCATATTCATCATCACGAAGATCATAAGAGTTTCCCATTTGTATTATTTATAAGTTTGAGCATTCACTCGCTTTTAGAAGGATTCCCTTTACATGATCACGATACGCTTTTATATGGCGTTGTTATTCACAAAATTCCGATTGCTATAATTTTAAGTACGTTTTTATTAAAAGCCAATTTTAGTAAAGTTAGAATTACATTGTTTTTAATTCTTTTTGCTTTAATGACACCATTAGGCAGTTTATTACAAGCTAAGGTTGCGTATTTCAGTACAATTGCTGTTTATATAAATGCTCTAGTTATAGGAATCTTTTTACACGTCTCTACCACCATTTTATTCGAGACAGGCAACAATCATAAATTTAATGCTACCAAGCTTGTAGCTATTATATTGGGTATTGGCATAGCATATTTGTTGTAA
- a CDS encoding class I SAM-dependent DNA methyltransferase: MALPTQNWYASWFDTPYYHILYKDRGYDEAQAFMRALMAYLKPKDSAKILDLACGKGRHSVFLNSLGYNVTGVDLSKNSINHAKQYENESLTFKVHDMCKPTKNTYDVVLNLFTSFGYFEDDEDNLRTIKAIKEDLKQDGVAVIDFMNVANVISNLVPTEVKTMKGIDFHIKRYVKNNHIYKDISFKDNDEQFEFTEKVKAITLDDFKTYFKKAGLTLINTFGDYQLNDFNLETSKRLILVFK, translated from the coding sequence ATGGCATTACCTACCCAAAACTGGTACGCATCGTGGTTTGACACGCCGTACTATCACATACTCTATAAAGATCGTGGTTATGATGAAGCTCAGGCTTTTATGAGAGCTTTAATGGCATATTTAAAACCAAAAGATTCTGCTAAAATATTAGATTTAGCCTGCGGAAAAGGACGCCATTCTGTCTTTTTAAACTCGTTAGGCTACAATGTAACAGGTGTCGATTTATCTAAAAACAGTATAAATCATGCAAAGCAATATGAAAATGAAAGCCTAACGTTTAAGGTTCATGACATGTGTAAGCCAACTAAGAACACGTATGATGTTGTTCTTAATTTATTTACAAGCTTTGGTTATTTTGAAGATGATGAAGATAATTTAAGAACTATTAAGGCTATAAAAGAAGATTTAAAACAAGATGGTGTAGCTGTTATAGATTTTATGAATGTTGCCAATGTTATTTCAAACTTGGTGCCTACAGAAGTAAAAACTATGAAGGGTATAGATTTTCATATAAAGCGATATGTAAAGAACAACCATATTTATAAAGACATTTCTTTTAAAGATAATGATGAACAGTTTGAGTTTACAGAAAAAGTAAAAGCCATTACTTTAGACGATTTTAAGACATATTTTAAAAAAGCTGGATTAACATTAATAAATACGTTTGGTGATTATCAACTTAATGACTTTAATCTTGAAACCTCTAAACGCTTAATATTAGTTTTTAAATGA
- a CDS encoding THUMP domain-containing class I SAM-dependent RNA methyltransferase — protein MMNNFKMVAKTMFGFEPLLAKELKQLGASYVKEGNRNVEFEGDKGFMYKANLCCRTAVKILKPIETFKVISEDDLYKKIYAIDWSQYLNETDTLAIDGTVFSEIFTHSKYVALKTKDAIVDQFREKTGIRPNVDLDHPTLRINIHIDQTNCTVSLDSSGDSLHKRGYREYTNIAPINEILAAGLLLKSGWDGLSHFHDPMCGSGTMLIEAAMIACNIPPNINREQFAFEKWKDWDVDLFEKIEESALRKIRGFDYTITGADESQSIILKAQENIENANLAEFIKINRQDFFTSEKQVDGHLHMVFNPPYGERIEVNVPEFYGKIGDTLKQNYPGSEAWFITSNLEAMKFVGLRPSRKIKVYNGKLESKFLKYEVYEGTKKLHKLNDD, from the coding sequence ATGATGAATAATTTCAAAATGGTGGCCAAAACTATGTTTGGTTTTGAGCCGCTACTAGCAAAAGAATTAAAACAACTGGGTGCCAGTTACGTAAAAGAAGGAAACCGAAACGTTGAGTTTGAGGGTGATAAGGGCTTTATGTATAAAGCAAATTTATGCTGCCGTACTGCTGTAAAAATCTTAAAACCAATTGAAACGTTTAAGGTGATTTCTGAAGATGATCTTTATAAAAAAATATATGCTATAGATTGGTCTCAGTATCTTAATGAAACAGATACTTTGGCAATTGATGGTACTGTATTTTCTGAAATTTTCACACACTCTAAATACGTTGCCTTAAAAACAAAAGATGCCATTGTAGATCAATTTAGAGAGAAAACAGGCATACGTCCTAATGTAGATTTAGATCATCCTACATTACGTATAAACATTCATATAGATCAGACTAATTGTACAGTGTCATTGGATAGCTCTGGAGATTCTCTGCACAAACGAGGCTATAGAGAGTACACAAATATTGCACCTATAAATGAAATATTAGCAGCTGGATTATTACTTAAATCTGGTTGGGATGGCTTGTCACATTTTCACGATCCTATGTGTGGTAGTGGGACTATGTTAATTGAAGCTGCAATGATAGCTTGTAACATACCACCAAATATTAATAGAGAACAATTTGCATTCGAGAAATGGAAGGATTGGGATGTAGATTTGTTTGAGAAGATTGAAGAAAGTGCGCTAAGAAAAATTAGAGGGTTTGATTATACGATAACTGGTGCAGATGAATCTCAAAGCATCATTTTAAAAGCACAAGAAAATATAGAAAATGCTAATCTAGCTGAATTTATAAAAATTAATAGACAAGATTTCTTTACTTCTGAAAAGCAAGTAGATGGTCATTTACATATGGTATTTAATCCACCTTATGGAGAACGTATTGAAGTTAACGTACCAGAATTTTACGGCAAGATAGGAGATACCTTAAAGCAAAATTATCCTGGTAGTGAAGCCTGGTTTATAACTTCAAATCTAGAAGCTATGAAATTTGTGGGCTTAAGACCGTCTCGAAAGATTAAAGTATATAATGGTAAATTAGAATCTAAATTTCTGAAATACGAAGTTTATGAAGGCACTAAAAAATTACACAAGCTAAATGATGATTAA
- a CDS encoding DUF6048 family protein has translation MSLLRTLLFFTSIFWCTASFFAQETLISVSDSISFKEKYGVRVGVDLSKPLRTLLDEDYSGFELLGDYRILKHYFIAAELGNEQFDYNETNLEAFTKGSYIKVGANYNAYDNWIGMSNEIFVGLRYGFSTFSQELQSYTIYTDTPFFDPTVVSDPVNYDGLTASWIELQLGIKAELFNNLYLSVHVQLKRRVSNDSPENFDNLFIPGFGKTYDGSEFGAGYGYSLSYLIPIFNKTEKQKNFAKD, from the coding sequence ATGAGCTTACTACGCACGTTACTATTTTTCACTAGTATTTTCTGGTGTACCGCAAGTTTCTTTGCTCAAGAAACGCTTATAAGTGTTTCAGACAGCATAAGTTTTAAAGAGAAGTATGGTGTTAGAGTTGGTGTAGATTTAAGCAAACCATTAAGAACACTTTTAGATGAAGATTATAGTGGATTTGAACTTCTTGGAGATTATAGAATCTTAAAGCATTATTTTATAGCAGCAGAATTAGGTAATGAACAATTTGATTATAACGAAACTAATTTAGAAGCCTTTACTAAAGGGAGTTATATTAAAGTTGGAGCAAATTATAACGCCTATGATAATTGGATAGGTATGAGTAATGAAATATTTGTAGGCCTACGCTATGGTTTTTCTACGTTTTCTCAAGAGTTACAAAGCTATACCATTTATACAGACACGCCATTTTTTGACCCAACTGTTGTTAGTGATCCCGTTAATTATGATGGCTTAACAGCTAGTTGGATAGAGCTACAGCTTGGTATTAAAGCAGAACTATTTAACAACTTATACCTATCTGTACATGTACAGCTAAAACGAAGAGTTAGTAATGACAGCCCAGAAAACTTTGATAATTTATTTATACCAGGTTTTGGAAAGACATATGATGGCAGTGAGTTTGGTGCAGGTTATGGGTATTCTTTATCCTACCTCATTCCTATCTTCAACAAAACTGAAAAACAAAAAAACTTTGCTAAAGATTAA
- a CDS encoding DUF6452 family protein produces the protein MKHSFIAILVLLVIGFTTNSCQRDDICPESTPTTPKLIITFYDINVTPTELKDVPSLSITAVGVNNPVSLNESGEIVANTDSIAIPLNPASTVVDFLFVRNSGNDEQNIDELQFSYTPQDEYINRACGFKSNYLDLNFSLNGEDTDSWIQNIEIIESNITDELTTHVTIFH, from the coding sequence ATGAAACACTCATTTATTGCAATTTTGGTTTTGTTAGTTATAGGTTTTACAACCAATAGCTGCCAACGTGATGATATATGTCCAGAATCTACACCAACAACGCCTAAGTTAATTATTACGTTTTATGACATTAATGTAACTCCAACCGAGTTAAAAGATGTTCCTAGTTTATCTATAACTGCTGTTGGCGTAAACAACCCAGTAAGTTTAAATGAATCTGGAGAGATTGTAGCTAATACAGACTCTATAGCAATACCCCTAAATCCTGCAAGCACAGTTGTAGATTTTCTGTTTGTAAGAAACTCTGGTAATGATGAGCAGAATATTGATGAGCTACAATTTTCATATACACCACAAGATGAGTACATAAATAGAGCCTGTGGATTTAAATCTAATTATCTAGATTTAAACTTTAGTTTAAATGGAGAAGACACAGACTCTTGGATACAGAATATTGAAATAATAGAATCAAACATTACAGATGAGCTTACTACGCACGTTACTATTTTTCACTAG
- the rlmD gene encoding 23S rRNA (uracil(1939)-C(5))-methyltransferase RlmD → MARKKKTKQLFEAVEITGAGSKGKSIAKAPDGKVIFVKNAVPGDVADIQTYKKRRAFYEGEAVNIVSYSDKRVEPECQHFGTCGGCKWQNMGYEHQLAFKENEVINNLKRIGKVELPEITPILGSEDIYFYRNKMEFSFSNNRWMTLDEIKSDVEITDKDALGFHIPGMWDKILDIKKCHLQEDPSNAIRNSVKEFALKHNLDFFDVRKQEGLLRTLMIRTASTGEIMVLIQFYKDDKEQRELLLDYIAETFPEITSLQYVINDKGNDTIYDQNVICYTGRDHIFEEMEGLKFKINAKSFYQTNSKQAYNLYKITREFADLSGDELVYDLYTGTGTIAQFVAKKAKKVVGIESVPEAIEDAKKNAQFNEINNVDFFAGDMKHVFSQEFIEEHGQPDIIITDPPRDGMHKDVVAQILNIKPKRIVYVSCNSATQARDLELMNAYYKVTKTQAVDMFPQTHHVENVVCLELR, encoded by the coding sequence ATGGCAAGAAAAAAGAAAACCAAACAATTATTTGAAGCAGTAGAGATTACCGGCGCAGGATCTAAAGGCAAGAGTATTGCTAAAGCTCCAGATGGTAAAGTTATATTTGTTAAAAATGCTGTACCAGGAGATGTTGCAGATATACAGACATACAAAAAAAGGCGTGCCTTTTATGAAGGTGAAGCGGTAAACATTGTATCATATTCAGATAAGCGAGTTGAGCCAGAATGTCAACATTTTGGAACTTGTGGTGGTTGCAAATGGCAAAATATGGGCTATGAGCACCAATTAGCTTTTAAAGAAAATGAAGTTATAAATAACCTTAAACGTATTGGTAAAGTAGAGCTACCAGAGATTACCCCTATTTTAGGAAGTGAAGACATTTACTTTTATAGAAACAAAATGGAGTTTTCATTTAGCAACAATCGCTGGATGACGCTAGATGAAATTAAAAGTGATGTAGAAATTACAGATAAAGATGCTTTAGGGTTTCATATACCTGGAATGTGGGATAAAATTTTAGACATAAAAAAATGTCACCTGCAAGAAGATCCAAGTAATGCGATAAGAAACAGCGTTAAAGAATTTGCACTAAAGCATAATTTAGATTTTTTTGATGTAAGAAAGCAAGAAGGTTTACTAAGAACTTTAATGATTAGAACAGCATCAACAGGAGAGATAATGGTGCTTATTCAGTTTTATAAAGATGATAAAGAACAACGCGAGTTACTGTTAGATTATATAGCTGAAACATTTCCTGAGATAACATCATTACAATATGTTATTAATGATAAGGGTAATGATACAATATATGACCAAAACGTTATTTGCTATACTGGTCGAGACCATATCTTTGAAGAGATGGAAGGTTTAAAATTTAAAATAAATGCTAAATCTTTCTACCAAACTAATAGTAAACAGGCTTACAACTTATATAAAATTACAAGAGAATTTGCAGACCTTAGCGGAGACGAATTAGTTTATGACCTATACACTGGTACAGGAACAATTGCACAGTTTGTTGCTAAAAAAGCTAAAAAAGTAGTTGGTATAGAGTCTGTACCAGAAGCTATTGAAGATGCTAAGAAAAATGCACAATTTAACGAGATTAATAACGTTGATTTCTTTGCCGGAGACATGAAACATGTGTTTTCTCAAGAATTTATAGAGGAACACGGCCAACCTGACATTATTATTACAGATCCTCCTAGAGATGGTATGCATAAAGATGTAGTAGCACAAATACTTAATATTAAACCTAAGCGTATTGTGTATGTAAGTTGTAATAGTGCAACACAAGCTAGAGATTTAGAGCTTATGAATGCCTATTATAAAGTAACTAAAACACAGGCTGTAGATATGTTTCCACAAACACATCACGTAGAAAATGTGGTTTGTTTAGAATTAAGATAA
- the rocD gene encoding ornithine--oxo-acid transaminase: MTVDTITSSKQAIELEDKYGAHNYHPLPVVLAKGEGVHVWDVEGKKYYDFLSAYSAVNQGHCHPKIVGAMNSQAETLTLTSRAFYNDMLGKYEKFASDYFKFDKLLPMNTGAEAVETAIKICRKWAYEKKGVKETDAQIIVCENNFHGRTTTIISFSNDEGARKNFGPYTPGFIKIPYDDTEALENALKQENVAGFLVEPIQGEAGVYTPADDFMKKAKQLCNDNNVLFIADEIQTGIARTGGLLAVCGNCSCENHCERQETYSRPDILILGKALSGGAYPVSAVLADDEIMNVIKPGQHGSTFGGNPVAAAVAMAALQVVQDENLIQNARTLGELFRSEMAKYIETSNIVSLVRGKGLLNAIVINDSEDSSTAWDMCMALKENGLLAKPTHGNIIRFAPPLVMTKEQLLDCVSIITETLKTFEK; the protein is encoded by the coding sequence ATGACTGTTGACACTATTACATCGTCAAAACAAGCCATTGAATTAGAAGATAAATATGGTGCACATAACTATCACCCACTTCCAGTAGTACTGGCAAAAGGTGAAGGTGTACACGTATGGGATGTCGAAGGAAAAAAATATTACGACTTTCTTTCTGCTTACTCTGCAGTAAACCAAGGACACTGTCATCCTAAAATTGTAGGTGCTATGAATAGCCAAGCAGAAACGCTTACGCTTACTTCTAGAGCATTTTATAATGATATGCTTGGTAAATATGAAAAGTTTGCATCAGACTATTTTAAGTTTGATAAGCTTTTACCTATGAATACTGGAGCAGAAGCTGTTGAAACTGCTATAAAGATTTGTAGAAAATGGGCCTATGAGAAAAAAGGTGTTAAAGAAACAGACGCTCAAATAATTGTTTGTGAAAATAACTTCCACGGGAGAACAACAACTATAATTTCATTTTCTAATGATGAAGGTGCCCGTAAAAACTTTGGACCATACACTCCAGGATTTATAAAGATTCCTTACGATGATACAGAAGCTTTAGAGAACGCTTTAAAGCAAGAAAATGTTGCAGGATTTTTAGTTGAGCCTATTCAAGGTGAGGCTGGAGTTTACACACCAGCAGATGACTTTATGAAAAAGGCAAAGCAATTGTGTAATGATAATAACGTGTTATTTATTGCAGATGAAATACAAACTGGTATAGCTAGAACGGGTGGTTTACTTGCAGTATGTGGTAACTGCTCTTGTGAAAACCACTGTGAAAGACAAGAAACATATAGTAGACCAGATATTTTAATATTAGGTAAAGCACTTTCTGGTGGTGCATACCCAGTATCTGCTGTTTTAGCAGATGATGAGATTATGAATGTTATAAAGCCTGGACAACACGGTTCTACCTTTGGAGGAAATCCTGTGGCAGCAGCAGTTGCTATGGCTGCACTACAAGTTGTTCAAGATGAAAACTTAATTCAGAATGCAAGAACATTAGGAGAGTTATTTAGATCTGAAATGGCTAAATATATTGAAACTTCAAATATTGTTTCATTAGTTAGAGGTAAGGGTTTACTTAATGCAATTGTAATTAATGATTCCGAAGACAGCTCAACAGCTTGGGATATGTGTATGGCATTAAAAGAAAATGGTCTTTTAGCTAAACCTACTCACGGAAACATTATACGTTTTGCACCACCGTTGGTGATGACTAAAGAACAATTGTTAGACTGTGTTTCAATAATTACAGAAACACTTAAAACATTTGAAAAATAG
- a CDS encoding CCC motif membrane protein: MEKQNLPNSTLILILGILSIIGCCCYGVIGLILAIITIVLAKKATETYLVSPELYSGYQNVKTGKILAYIGLALSVIYILLIIGMLVFYGGMEGLQEMQQEMLEQYGEGQY; this comes from the coding sequence ATGGAAAAACAAAATTTACCTAATTCAACTTTAATATTAATTCTTGGTATTCTATCTATAATAGGATGTTGCTGCTATGGAGTTATTGGTCTTATTTTAGCCATAATTACAATTGTCTTAGCTAAGAAAGCAACAGAAACTTATTTAGTAAGCCCAGAATTATACTCTGGATATCAAAATGTAAAAACAGGAAAAATATTAGCTTATATTGGTTTAGCTCTTAGTGTTATCTATATATTACTAATCATCGGAATGTTAGTATTTTATGGTGGCATGGAAGGCTTACAGGAAATGCAACAAGAAATGCTGGAACAATATGGTGAAGGTCAATACTAA
- a CDS encoding DUF2752 domain-containing protein has product MEDFMLPCLNKKFFGVECLGCGLQRSISLLIQGEFTAAFVMYPAVYPLLSLLIFVGVNFFYPVKFYGKIVAILGGLTALVMVVSYLLKYL; this is encoded by the coding sequence ATGGAAGACTTCATGCTTCCTTGCCTAAATAAAAAGTTCTTTGGGGTTGAGTGTTTAGGCTGTGGCCTACAACGATCAATTTCGCTTCTTATTCAAGGTGAATTTACTGCCGCTTTTGTAATGTATCCTGCAGTTTACCCATTACTTAGTTTACTCATTTTTGTTGGCGTAAACTTTTTTTACCCAGTTAAATTTTACGGAAAAATTGTAGCCATCTTAGGAGGTTTAACAGCTTTAGTTATGGTTGTTAGCTATCTTCTAAAATATTTATAA
- a CDS encoding T9SS type A sorting domain-containing protein: MKCIITILSILISGVSLAQLSVKPTNTGDDTFIYVIDEILYVKEDVNLTKNVNDTLTEASIYLRREAQLIQGDGGDQLNKGDGLLSVYQEGTTNQWDYNNWTSPVSVAVNSSGVTLADGNATFGPSSTLFTPVDKTYSSPVKLIGGYESSVGDASATPDPEPLSLPSYWFFYYPTGDDYLGWQQVGGDDYTIPAGYGFTMKGVTGADPTVSDAGEGVVNNSGSAQRFDFRGRPNSGTIEIGSITPITPGHSVFIGNPYPSALDLSYFLLEHSVNSDIDDDNDPDTPDVPVTLTSCGSITRKDNTTGIAYFYDSDPSVQSHFLVDYQAGYEAFAPVDCGTTGMSVGATFIMYTNDGEPIANSETGVEGDARDRRYLPIAQGFFVETTSNLDNSFTFENRHRAYIPETASSNSTFHRNTSENITTENFDEDELIVIPKLKLNIELNHAYNRQISIGFWHNSSRGVDYAMDARLRNSLASDAAILNNNDKYYIDVRPFDVTEEIPLSLVLDSQMDVKFTATSFENFNTENVYILDSETGVYYDINYNSWTTTLQAGNYDGRFFLTFQEQEVLDTKDFAAENFDVFQNNSASQLEIRNPNALDLKSVALYDITGKKVINEQNLEGQSVYTFSTRNLQEAIYVVNITTSDNITFSKKITVSNNR, encoded by the coding sequence ATGAAGTGTATTATTACAATTCTTAGCATTTTAATAAGCGGTGTATCTTTAGCACAGTTATCGGTAAAGCCTACCAATACTGGAGATGACACATTTATTTATGTCATAGATGAAATCTTATATGTAAAAGAAGATGTTAATCTTACAAAGAATGTAAACGATACATTAACCGAAGCCAGTATTTATTTAAGGCGTGAAGCACAACTAATACAAGGTGATGGCGGAGATCAATTAAACAAAGGTGACGGTTTGCTATCTGTATACCAAGAAGGTACAACCAACCAATGGGATTATAACAACTGGACATCTCCTGTTAGTGTAGCTGTAAACAGTTCTGGAGTTACTTTAGCTGATGGTAATGCAACATTTGGACCATCGTCTACTTTGTTTACACCTGTAGATAAAACCTATTCATCTCCTGTTAAATTAATTGGTGGTTATGAAAGTTCTGTTGGAGACGCTAGCGCTACACCAGACCCAGAACCACTATCTTTACCAAGCTATTGGTTTTTCTATTACCCTACTGGAGATGATTATTTAGGATGGCAACAAGTTGGTGGTGATGATTATACTATACCTGCAGGATATGGCTTTACAATGAAAGGTGTAACAGGTGCAGATCCTACAGTATCTGATGCAGGCGAAGGTGTTGTAAACAATTCTGGTAGTGCACAACGTTTTGATTTTAGAGGACGTCCTAATTCTGGAACTATAGAAATTGGAAGTATTACTCCTATAACACCAGGACATTCTGTTTTTATAGGTAACCCTTATCCATCTGCTTTAGACCTTAGTTACTTCTTATTAGAACACTCAGTGAATTCTGATATAGATGATGACAATGATCCAGACACTCCAGATGTACCAGTAACATTAACATCGTGTGGCTCTATTACTAGAAAAGATAATACAACTGGTATTGCTTATTTTTATGACAGTGATCCTAGCGTTCAGTCTCATTTTCTTGTAGATTATCAAGCAGGTTACGAAGCTTTTGCTCCTGTTGATTGTGGCACTACAGGAATGTCTGTTGGCGCTACTTTCATTATGTATACAAATGATGGTGAACCAATCGCAAATTCTGAAACAGGTGTAGAAGGTGATGCTAGAGATAGACGCTACTTACCAATAGCACAAGGATTCTTTGTTGAGACGACCAGTAATTTAGACAACTCATTTACTTTTGAGAATAGGCACAGAGCTTATATCCCAGAAACAGCTTCTTCAAACTCTACTTTTCATAGAAATACTTCAGAAAATATTACTACTGAAAATTTTGATGAAGATGAACTTATAGTCATTCCTAAGTTAAAACTAAATATAGAGTTAAATCACGCTTATAATAGGCAGATTTCTATAGGCTTTTGGCATAACTCATCTCGAGGTGTAGACTATGCAATGGATGCCAGACTTAGAAATTCATTAGCTTCTGATGCTGCTATTTTAAACAATAACGACAAGTATTATATAGATGTAAGACCTTTTGATGTTACAGAAGAAATACCACTTTCGCTAGTTTTAGATTCTCAAATGGACGTGAAGTTTACAGCCACTAGTTTTGAAAATTTTAATACAGAAAATGTTTATATTTTAGATAGTGAAACAGGAGTTTATTATGATATAAATTACAACTCTTGGACCACTACCTTACAAGCAGGAAATTATGATGGGCGTTTCTTCCTAACTTTCCAAGAACAGGAAGTATTAGACACTAAAGACTTTGCAGCTGAAAACTTTGATGTCTTCCAGAATAATTCAGCTTCTCAATTAGAAATAAGAAACCCTAATGCTTTAGATCTAAAATCTGTTGCACTATATGATATTACTGGAAAAAAAGTGATTAACGAACAAAACCTAGAAGGACAATCTGTGTATACTTTTAGTACTAGAAATCTTCAAGAAGCTATTTATGTTGTTAATATTACGACTAGTGATAACATAACATTTTCTAAAAAAATCACTGTTTCAAATAATAGATAG
- a CDS encoding Smr/MutS family protein, with protein sequence MSNKFNVGDRIAVIDDNLEGYIKHIENNNITIEDEDGFELHFNENEIVRIGKPQYKIDTKHVDFEQILKEKSSVKRGAKERVKPKQRNAPAMEVDLHIHKLTKSERGLTAYDKLNLQIDTAKRKLDFAIQKRIQKLVFIHGVGEGVLKAELETMLRRYDNLKYYDADYKTYGLGATEVYIYQNS encoded by the coding sequence ATGAGCAATAAATTTAACGTTGGCGATAGGATAGCGGTTATAGATGATAATCTAGAAGGTTACATTAAACACATTGAGAATAATAATATCACTATTGAAGATGAAGATGGTTTTGAACTTCACTTTAATGAGAATGAGATTGTGCGTATAGGAAAACCTCAATATAAAATTGATACCAAACACGTTGATTTTGAACAGATTTTGAAAGAAAAATCATCTGTTAAACGAGGTGCTAAAGAACGCGTAAAGCCTAAACAGCGAAACGCTCCAGCAATGGAGGTAGACTTACACATACATAAACTTACAAAGTCTGAACGTGGCCTAACGGCTTATGACAAGTTAAACCTGCAAATAGATACTGCTAAACGTAAGTTAGATTTTGCTATACAAAAGCGTATTCAGAAACTTGTATTTATTCACGGTGTAGGTGAAGGTGTCCTAAAAGCTGAGTTAGAAACTATGCTTAGACGCTACGATAACTTAAAGTATTATGATGCAGATTATAAAACCTATGGTTTAGGTGCTACAGAAGTTTATATATATCAAAACTCTTAG